From the Patescibacteria group bacterium genome, the window AATAAAATAGTCCCGCCATCAAATAACCAACCGTTTAACTGCACTACTTTAGTAGAGGCTAAATTAGAAACCAATAAAACCGCTACGAATAAACCTACAATAACTGAAAATATTTGCTTATTTTGGATCATACTTTACTAAGCTTAACTAAAATAAAAAACTTTAGCCAGTAGTTAAAGGTTGCAATTCCTACTAATTTAGTATATAATAACCTTACTTAAAAAGTAATCTTTAATTTTATGAATTCTAAAACTTATTTACTGCTCGGGCTACTGCTTATAGTAATTTTAGCCTATATTTGGTTTAAACAAAAGAACACTCAAACTAAAACCAATACCTACAGCAATCAACCATCTAATAATTCACAATCAACTTCTATGACAGAAAATAATCAACCGTTTAACGACGGTCTTTATCAAATTTCCTCTGATAATCAAATAAACTGGCAAGGTAGCAAAACCTTGATTGCCAACTATAAAGATACTGGCACTTTAAACCTTAAAAACGGACAACTAACCATACAAGACGGCCAAATTACCGCTAGCTCTTTTGTTTTTAATATGGCTAGCCTAAAAGCCAACTCTACCGGCCGGGGCGAAGGTGCCAGTGGCTTGGAAAAACATTTAAAATCAGCTGATTTTTTTGATGTGGAACAGTACCCCGAGGCCATATTCAACTTAAAATCTGCCACTGTTGATAAAGAATCGGCTAATAACTCTTACCAAATTAA encodes:
- a CDS encoding YceI family protein, with translation MNSKTYLLLGLLLIVILAYIWFKQKNTQTKTNTYSNQPSNNSQSTSMTENNQPFNDGLYQISSDNQINWQGSKTLIANYKDTGTLNLKNGQLTIQDGQITASSFVFNMASLKANSTGRGEGASGLEKHLKSADFFDVEQYPEAIFNLKSATVDKESANNSYQINGDLTIKNITKPISFSAEVVNQSEELKLTAEIKLDRTLWDIRYGSDKFFDNLANNVIDDIITVTLNLTATKQ